Proteins found in one Leptospira neocaledonica genomic segment:
- a CDS encoding porin produces the protein MIRKLRFSKFIFILCVCSVSGSLFSEDGSQEKSSKPKEKTLQIKEENPKADLKKASDTKDEEEEEGFKKEELNPKKKDDLVIPIQFGFFIDGYYNASLNRPASKELLYTTQATRTNEYNINLAYLDAKVETDKYRGRFAVQYGTSVVANYSGEGTTGKTSNETSIRNMQEAYGGIRLGKSTWLDAGIYFGHLGYESWISHENFVYTRAFSLDYVPYYVSGARLSGKISDKVSYQLHLNNGYQVVTDNNKDISGGFRLEWNPLGNLMFRWNTFIGNEQPTTTPKETRYYNNFIAEWKPFQRLTLASSFDVAYQERASREDLVYTPEGPIYIRRDGTAFRQTYVGNLWLAYRFLPDWRIGVRLERYLDREQMIVVTNTKDGFQTSGATATLDYHPDPAILVRFTYQYRRSMDSIYPHENDTSKLDRMFIFSLSLKI, from the coding sequence ATGATTCGCAAATTACGATTTTCCAAATTCATTTTTATACTTTGCGTTTGCTCTGTTTCTGGATCGCTTTTTTCTGAAGATGGGTCCCAAGAGAAATCAAGTAAACCGAAAGAGAAGACGCTCCAAATCAAAGAAGAGAATCCTAAGGCCGATCTTAAAAAAGCTTCCGACACAAAAGACGAGGAGGAGGAAGAAGGTTTTAAAAAGGAAGAACTGAATCCTAAAAAGAAAGATGATCTGGTGATTCCGATTCAATTCGGTTTTTTTATAGACGGTTATTATAATGCAAGTTTGAACCGACCTGCCTCCAAAGAACTATTATATACAACCCAAGCCACTCGGACAAACGAATACAATATCAACCTGGCCTATCTGGATGCCAAAGTAGAGACTGATAAATATAGAGGAAGATTTGCGGTCCAATACGGTACATCAGTCGTCGCAAATTATTCTGGAGAGGGGACCACAGGCAAAACTTCTAACGAGACTTCTATCCGTAATATGCAAGAAGCGTATGGAGGTATTCGGTTAGGAAAATCCACCTGGCTAGATGCAGGAATTTATTTCGGACATTTGGGATATGAATCTTGGATCTCTCATGAGAATTTTGTTTATACTCGTGCATTCTCTCTAGATTACGTACCTTATTATGTTTCCGGAGCAAGACTGAGCGGAAAGATCAGCGACAAAGTTTCTTACCAACTTCATTTGAATAATGGATACCAAGTAGTTACGGATAATAATAAAGATATCTCCGGAGGTTTTCGATTAGAATGGAATCCTTTAGGCAATTTGATGTTTCGCTGGAATACTTTTATAGGGAATGAACAACCCACTACTACTCCGAAAGAAACCAGGTACTATAATAATTTTATCGCTGAATGGAAACCATTCCAACGTCTTACCTTAGCTTCTTCCTTTGATGTGGCTTACCAAGAAAGGGCAAGTAGAGAAGACTTAGTTTATACTCCGGAAGGTCCGATCTATATTCGTCGAGATGGCACTGCGTTTAGACAAACCTATGTGGGAAACTTATGGCTTGCCTATCGATTCTTGCCTGATTGGAGAATAGGTGTCCGGTTAGAAAGATATTTGGATCGAGAGCAGATGATCGTGGTCACGAATACCAAAGATGGTTTTCAAACAAGTGGAGCTACCGCCACTTTAGATTATCATCCAGATCCCGCAATTTTGGTGAGATTTACATACCAGTACAGAAGATCCATGGATTCTATTTATCCTCATGAGAATGATACATCGAAACTAGATCGTATGTTCATTTTCTCTCTTTCTCTCAAGATTTAA